A single genomic interval of Lathyrus oleraceus cultivar Zhongwan6 chromosome 7, CAAS_Psat_ZW6_1.0, whole genome shotgun sequence harbors:
- the LOC127105624 gene encoding uncharacterized protein LOC127105624: MDMRQPRRIRMSSSRNGNISNVDDKVKEQIMDALRVRDQEEKIIGLCGPDKRVRASVKTIIRRVERDGLFKKIVRATVTKKQDITNIQMQIGDAIGLYFDDMTDLAESTCFMFFSSSKNTRTTERANLLCATMKDLHTILVVLYDLHGRLDLGEIGIPFGEDHNGCQILLTSTSLEVLSKEMKVHKLIQLS, from the coding sequence GATTAGGATGTCTAGTTCGAGGAATGGAAATATTTCCAACGTGGATGATAAGGTTAAGGAACAGATTATGGATGCACTACGAGTGAGAGACCAAGAAGAAAAAATTATCGGATTATGCGGGCCAGATAAAAGAGTTAGGGCTTCTGTAAAAACAATTATAAGAAGAGTTGAGAGAGATGGATTGTTCAAAAAGATTGTCAGAGCAACTGTGACTAAGAAACAAGACATTACAAATATCCAAATGCAAATTGGTGATGCAATAGGTCTCTATTTTGATGATATGACGGATCTAGCTGAATCAACTTGTTTCATGTTTTTCAGTAGTAGTAAAAATACGAGAACTACAGAAAGAGCTAATCTTCTATGTGCTACGATGAAGGACCTGCATACAATCCTAGTTGTACTGTATGATCTTCATGGAAGACTCGATTTAGGTGAGATCGGTATCCCCTTTGGTGAAGATCATAATGGTTGCCAGATATTGCTGACATCTACAAGTTTGGAGGTTTTATCCAAAGAAATGAAGGTTCATAAATTGATACAATTATCATAG